The following are encoded together in the Mycosarcoma maydis chromosome 4, whole genome shotgun sequence genome:
- a CDS encoding uncharacterized protein (related to glutathione s-transferase), with product MKPVQLYTAGTPNGQKVSIMLEEIKALNPSFEYETHAIDMSRNEQKEDWFLKMNPNGRIPTLLDPNNTATHPDGFPVMESMAILLYLEKKYDDKHVFSWSDSDPKGENYRNQVLQWCSWQSAGQGPMQGQANHFRMQATGDSKNVVPYGIKRYHDETVRLYEVLENGLQGRDYLVGDAKGKYSLADILIFPWALWYRFAGIRNQEVGPNVKAWIDRIKARPAVQKGLEVPSKSELLKNLEDPDWMPAMPEI from the exons ATGAAGCCCGTTCAACTCTACACTGCTGGCACGCCCAATGGCCAAAAAGTGTCGATCATGCTCGAAGagatcaaggcgctcaaTCCCTCGTTCGAGTACGAGACGCATGCCATCGACATGAGCAGGAACGAGCAGAAGGAGGATTGGTTTCTCAAGATGAACCCGAATGGCCGTATTCCCACGCTTCTCGACCCAAACAACACTGCTACGCATCCCGACGGGTTTCCGGTCATGGAATCCATGGCTATCCTGCTGTATCTGGAGAAGAAGTACGACGACAAGCACGTCTTCTCTTGGTCTGACTCGGATCCCAAGGGTGAAAACTACAGGAACCAGGTTCTGCAG TGGTGCAGCTGGCAGAGCGCAGGCCAGGGTCCTATGCAGGGCCAAGCGAACCATTTCCGCATGCAAGCTACAGGCGACTCGAAGAACGTCGTTCCGTACGGTATCAAGCGATACCATGATGAGACGGTGCGTCTGTACGAGGTGCTCGAAAACGGCCTGCAAGGACGCGATTACCTTGTTGGCGATGCGAAGGGCAAGTACTCTCTCGCCGATATCCTCATCTTTCCCTGGGCTCTATGGTACCGGTTTGCGGGCATCCGAAACCAGGAGGTGGGTCCCAACGTCAAAGCCTGGATTGACAGGATCAAGGCTCGTCCGGCCGTGCAGAAGGGGTTGGAGGTCCCCTCCAAGTCTGAATTGTTGAAAAACCTTGAAGAC CCCGACTGGATGCCTGCCATGCCCGAAATTTAG
- a CDS encoding uncharacterized protein (related to nuclear distribution protein RO11), which translates to MSEHGADLRFDSPEKEIKHWKSKVADMQDALRETESSLQDFVESSKELEQEMEKELSASNKTISDLKRRNEQLSGDLEDWKSKYSRALSEHNATLTTLQKELGQLRESVDIYKAKLRDTELTNDELENAERMVASSLADMEGKYNKTIEKTALLEEELIEKTRLDEENQRLKDELREMTEEMTILRDLVTRSRAISRADTMASSTYDDSTAPRSEQSFDSSPIKPSSAARATERPSSRQALSSPVTNRVPISRRLGAMGHNRRLSRDVRAAEAPSLAAVLDDSPTATTTSAAPTRSSTLSRRDPLAATPYHHGASTSHGLTSSPSARAQLRASVRAAARIGGAVSVSSAPRSTNLSANGGAAGSKRMMAEMISKMKALESRINSAKDLSRVVGPGDESAIPRPSSRMATIGSPSANGHNSIHMPTSTPRAPRASMDGNRTIGSSIPVPSRVRRPSSRMSERGTPPMPSLGLPRAQTPSSLHARGSSRADGPSPLPLHEFMDHDPASTLPHAARYAAAQASVAKRRTSMSGSGMSHSASHGSLAKVRSGSTLPRSTTPSTVAAPRVTQSSMTYYGAEASMSKRTPLSTRLASSHRNASSARGSINGPPSSWKTSAMPAQTLSRSRSSSLGSETETF; encoded by the exons ATGAGCGAACATGGTGCCGACCT CCGCTTCGATTCTCCCGAAAAGGAGATCAAGCATTGGAAGTCCAAGGTTGCCGACATGCAAGATGCTCTTCGCGAAACCGAATCCAGTCTCCAAGACTTTGTCGAGAGCAGTAAGGAGCTCGAACAAGAGATGGAAAAGGAGCTCTCCGCCTCGAACAAGACCATCTCCGATCTCAAACGTCGTAACGAACAACTCAGCGGTGATCTCGAGGATTGGAAGTCCAAGTATTCGCGCGCTCTCTCCGAACACAACGCCACCCTCACCACGCTCCAAAAGGAGCTCGGCCAGCTCAGAGAATCCGTCGACATCTACAAGGCTAAACTCCGCGACACTGAACTTaccaacgacgagctggaaaaCGCCGAACGCATGGTTGCATCCTCCCTAGCCGATATGGAGGGCAAGTACAACAAGACCATCGAAAAAACCGCGttgctcgaagaggagctCATCGAAAAGACTCGTCTCGACGAAGAGAATCAGCGTCTCAAGGATGAGCTTCGCGAAATGACCGAGGAGATGACCATTCTCCGCGACCTTGTGACCCGCAGCAGAGCCATTTCCCGGGCAGACACCATGGCCAGCTCCACCTACGACGACTCGACCGCACCGCGCTCCGAACAGAGCTTCGACAGCTCTCCCATCAAACCCAGCTCTGCAGCACGAGCAACAGAGCGTCCATCGTCTAGACAGGCACTCAGCTCCCCAGTCACCAATCGAGTGCCCATCTCTCGTCGATTGGGTGCAATGGGCCACAACCGCAGACTCAGCCGTGACGTCCGAGCCGCCGAGGCACCTagccttgctgctgtgctcgacgacagcCCAACTGCTACCACCACCTCTGCTGCACCAACACGTTCCTCGACGCTCTCCCGAAGAGACCCACTCGCAGCCACCCCTTACCATCACGGCGCATCCACCAGTCATGGTCTCACCTCGTCCCCCTCTGCACGAGCCCAGCTGCGTGCCTCGGTCCGCGCTGCAGCCCGCATCGGCGGCGCCGTCAGCGTCTCGTCTGCTCCTCGCTCCACCAACTTGTCTGCCAatggtggtgctgctggatcGAAACGCATGATGGCCGAAATGATATCCAAGATGAaagcgctcgaatcgcgaatcaaCTCTGCCAAGGACCTATCGCGCGTGGTCGGTCCGGGCGACGAAAGTGCCATCCCTCGTCCTAGCTCCCGCATGGCCACGATTGGCTCACCCAGCGCCAACGGTCACAACTCGATCCACATGCCCACCTCGACTCCACGCGCACCGCGTGCCAGTATGGATGGTAATCGCACCATCGGTTCGTCCATCCCTGTACCCTCTCGCGTACGAAGaccgagctcaaggatgtCGGAACGCGGCACACCGCccatgccgagcttgggTCTACCACGAGCTCAGACGCCCAGTAGCCTGCACGCGCGCGGTTCGAGCCGCGCCGACGGACCGTCGCCTCTACCACTGCATGAGTTTATGGACCACGATCCTGCAAGTACGTTGCCTCACGCAGCTCGCTACGCCGCGGCTCAGGCAAGCGTAGCAAAACGACGCACCAGCATGTCCGGTTCCGGTATGTCACACTCAGCATCGCACGGCTCGCTTGCCAAAGTTCGGTCCGGCTCAACACTACCCAGGTCCACAACGCCTTCGACCGTCGCTGCGCCCAGAGTGACGCAAAGCAGCATGACATACTATGGCGCCGAAGCTTCGATGAGCAAGAGAACTCCGCTCTCGACGCGCTTGGCTTCCTCACATAGAAACGCATCTAGCGCCAGGGGCAGTATCAACGGTCCGCCCAGCTCGTGGAAGACTTCAGCCATGCCAGCACAGACGCTGTCAAGaagcagatcaagcagTTTGGGGTCCGAGACCGAAACCTTCTAG
- a CDS encoding uncharacterized protein (related to STU2 - Microtubule-associated protein (MAP) of the XMAP215/Dis1 family): protein MSIDMTGGAAPTDDDFTKLPIHDRLASKLWKARVSAYEELSKAFPNTSSEDDPIFRQYTRNPDILKSIVVDTNAVAQEKGVDAVRAFVEFGAKPAGSTRELVVPALVEKCLGSTRAGTKNNALQLISFYAEMEDVLGCEPLLADLLDGLKAKQPKVVAGCVTAIMHLVRDFGHKQVSPKPILQRLPDMFAHSDKNVRAEASLLALQLHRYIGAALEPTIDTLKDIQAKELRQQFAEIDAAAASKPLPTRFLLSQREKLQAAAAPISQPGTDAAASISAAQQDHRDDDDDDVDPYDLAEPVNVFGSRDYPADFEEMIVSKKWQERKETLETILKILSSSPKIQPDNRFDGLVDHLALKISKDANINVVLVSCQCLNAMAKGLRDNFARYKDKVVPPIIEKLKEKKPATVEVLAKALDAIFQTVSFSEILEHIFTGIKHKNPAVKTESIRFLVRCLRTTKLAPAKADIKPIGDALVVAMADGSPDVRDAGAAGLGTLMKLIGERPMNIFLDGLDDIKKAKIQDECNTAEVKVKMGAGAGARPPLSSAARPTAPIPASAPSAVTNRAAPPAAVRAKPPSATQAMATGKENQAPRPVARPTPSMAARPIGTRPAAATSSAVSSAPAPARKATPAAAAGSSKVAASATEPVKYRFHPDDAEARAADLIPAAIATQLASSAWKERLAGMTQFNDWLKVEAESVESEIIVRALGKKPGWKESNFQVMAEVYKALQLLANDCPTFSRPSVALSVQPLCDKLGDIKLKTPAGETLVTFAEKTSFGFLLAQALGPLGSLKAPKAIADSVLWVDQTLLEFGTAGVDVRSLIDYLITCLKSANAAVRINATKAIGTLARFLGTALNSFLADLNPQLRTTIEAEIEKAASNPPPAPVRFSDETKAPAGKAAVAGGEDAAGPAAQDNAADEDMLDQLVPRVDLDRLVSAAAIARMGDANWKERKEGLEEVLAVVNANSRLKGNMAELANALKMRCSDSNIMCKSMALDAIAKIATAMNKHFEPQARILAGPVTQVLADAKAPVRASATTALTAIAEQVGAGPLLPGMSTVVEGKTANPMLKQELFGWLAAWFELHPPEKGMDLAPLALPCVQCLDDKLAAVRKASLACLPHIITRAGYKHVMEQANQLKTASKNTAIPLIDAAKIQAQNSARAAGATATAAPAATATVPAPTARVAAVSARTATASPARAAGVGSTSSVAPATSSPRTSAIARPGGIKPPSAVGRSLKAPSSIIARQARLASDSSNGAVPSRNALASANGAASQGAGPGGAMEGSAPLISADTKAKALREKREGKAANWIGADGAPRPELVEVLRQQCDGQLSRGITDSMFSKSHSSEKDYYAALTLLSDFISSPTFAEEQYGLSRQETIERTLANSDLIFKYVSIRLTDNNTSLSLKCLDILEHLVALLSEQQYHMSDYEAACILPCLTAKFGDAKVAFRDRIREIFRKMTFIFPPSKLLTSYLENGLPSKNARVRTECLSEVGYLFSKNGLQVCSPSRTLPVIAKQISDRDANVRTAALSAIGEVYKIIGDEVYKLVGALPGKEMSMLEERLKRTTAPPASVAVAVAKSAGAASTAGRAGPRASVVPSSAPGPSSPGRLSAGAPSSRLARPGSALQQPAAPSAGVRSRLAAPGAARRESAIGLPRAAKPPSVASPRASMLRAPSEAAARATSIIAPGRNKVLADELPEEEDEELSVDQAINLVVNDNFEQSVFAIKHVEAFIQEEEPQLISYVDQIAIVLSKQMQKAFSLDPSDLGNERLRKHLLVANISLFDKDRVWEDGRTLGSYLSRSALIPLLTVLVQQLIQSSFRAEDPSAQNESKYLNIILLRCFSACSLNLLYGACLQMLSEATEDLRELEGDVLETRYEFAKLLIKCLWKIAKRLEDDLSQRKVEPQQLFVDIESFLQTIEPFEWRQRAEDGVPLADVPLRTVKIILSSVVNHFGEEALGMLDMIPQPENSYVYKYLVRMLNFAFGDGGVDEEGDAVGSNAGTRTRTDAKAPSQAVNEADTVVEAQRNIAPEDRGVDKAAVVDEEGDAVGSNAGAGANAPSQAVNAADTVDGAQQNSQNGHAADAAVDEESSIRLAELHAELHEIFKRISDKKLSRQGLQEMYEFRKRYPYLESYIQSLLQTTGPMFQRYIKRVFANYAAEDPDVINAAQPPPVWVADHNRRVSTSCATTTTGAPATPTSSRLSTPTVQADNCTASPSSSTHSPRSSSVRSSATDDRLAQLRAKFS from the coding sequence ATGAGCATCGATATGACGGGCGGCGCCGCCCCCACAGACGACGACTTTACCAAACTGCCAATACACGACCGTCTCGCTTCCAAGCTATGGAAGGCGCGTGTCTCCGCATACGAAGAACTCTCCAAAGCTTTCCCCAACACTTCGTCCGAAGACGACCCTATCTTTCGTCAATATACCCGCAATCCGGACATTCTCAAATCCATCGTGGTTGATACCAATGCCGTTGCACAGGAAAAgggcgtcgatgctgtACGTGCTTTCGTCGAATTCGGCGCAAAGCCCGCCGGCAGCACCAGAGAGCTGGTAGTCCCTGCTCTCGTCGAAAAGTGTCTTGGCTCGACGCGGGCTGGTACAAAAAACAATGCGCTCCAACTTATCTCGTTCTACGCGGAGATGGAGGATGTGCTGGGCTGCGAGCCACTCCTCGCCGACCTCCTTGACGGCctcaaagcaaagcaacCCAAAGTCGTCGCTGGCTGCGTCACCGCCATCATGCATCTCGTTCGCGACTTTGGTCACAAGCAAGTCTCACCCAAACCCATCCTTCAGCGCTTACCCGACATGTTTGCACACTCGGACAAGAACGTCCGTGCAGAGGCTTCCCTTTTGGCGCTCCAACTTCACAGATACATCGGTGCAGCACTCGAACCCACCATCGACACGCTCAAAGACATTCAGGCCAAGGAGCTTCGCCAGCAGTTTGCCGAAatcgacgcagcagctgcatccAAGCCCCTCCCCACCCGCTTCCTGCTTAGCCAGCGCGAAAAATTgcaagctgcagccgctCCCATCTCACAACCAGGTACAGATGCCGCCGCCTCCATTTCCGCCGCGCAGCAAGACCACcgcgacgatgatgacgacgacgtggaTCCGTACGACCTGGCAGAGCCGGTCAACGTGTTCGGCAGCCGTGACTATCCAGCAGACTTTGAAGAGATGATTGTCTCAAAAAAGTGGCAGGAGCGCAAAGAGACGCTCGAAACCATCCTCAAGATTCTCAGCTCATCGCCAAAAATTCAGCCCGACAATCGCTTCGACGGCCTTGTCGACCATCTTGCACTCAAAATCAGCAAGGACGCCAACATCAACGTTGTCCTCGTCTCCTGCCAGTGTCTCAACGCCATGGCCAAAGGTCTCCGCGATAACTTTGCCCGTTACAAGGACAAGGTCGTACCGCCCATTATTGAAAAGCtcaaggaaaagaagcCCGCCACCGTCGAAGTGCTTGCAAAGGCCTTGGATGCTATCTTTCAGACCGTTTCCTTTTCCGAAATTCTCGAGCACATTTTTACCGGCATCAAGCACAAGAATCCTGCTGTCAAGACCGAGTCCatccgcttcctcgtccgcTGCCTTCGCaccaccaagctcgcccCCGCCAAAGCTGATATCAAACCCATCGGTGATgccctcgtcgtcgccatgGCCGATGGCTCTCCCGACGTACGTGATGCCGGAGCTGCCGGTCTTGGCACTCTGATGAAGCTCATCGGCGAGCGACCCATGAACATCTTCCTTGATGGCCTCGATGACATCAAGAAGGCCAAAATTCAGGACGAGTGCAATACTGCAGAGGtcaaggtcaagatggGCGCAGGTGCAGGGGCTCGTCCACCTTTGTCgagcgctgctcgaccaaCAGCACCGATACCAGCTTCTGCCCCTTCAGCGGTCACCAATCGCGCAGCTCCACCAGCCGCTGTTCGTGCCAAGCCACCATCGGCCACCCAAGCTATGGCTACAGGCAAAGAGAaccaagcaccaaggccCGTTGCGCGTCCTACGCCAAGCATGGCAGCTCGTCCAATAGGCACCCGgcccgctgctgccacaTCCTCCGCTGTATCGAgtgcacctgcacctgcacgcaaagcaacaccagcagcagcagcaggtaGCAGCAAGGTAGCTGCTTCCGCCACTGAGCCAGTCAAGTACCGCTTCCATCccgacgatgctgaagcaCGTGCAGCTGACCTGATTCCGGCAGCCATTGCAACCCAACTGGCCAGCAGTGCGTGGAAGGAGCGTCTCGCAGGCATGACCCAGTTCAACGATTGGCTCAAGGTCGAGGCCGAGTCCGTCGAGTCCGAAATCATTGTTCGTGCTCTAGGCAAGAAGCCAGGCTGGAAGGAGAGCAACTTCCAGGTCATGGCCGAGGTCTACAAGGCACTCCAATTGCTGGCCAACGACTGTCCCACGTTTAGTCGTCCCTCGGTTGCGCTTTCAGTGCAGCCCCTTTGCGACAAGCTGGGTGAcatcaagctcaagacCCCTGCTGGCGAGACCCTCGTAACCTTTGCCGAAAAGACTTCCTTCGGCTTCCTACTGGCACAAGCGCTCGGTCCGCTCGGATCTCTCAAGGCACCCAAGGCGATTGCCGACTCGGTCTTGTGGGTCGACCAGACGCTGCTGGAGTTTGGTACCGCCGGCGTTGACGTGCGTTCTCTGATCGACTATCTTATCACCTGCCTCAAGTCGGCCAACGCAGCTGTGCGTATCAATGCTACCAAGGCCATCGGtacgctcgctcgcttcctcgGTACCGCTCTCAACTCGTTCCTGGCTGATCTCAATCCACAACTCCGCACCACTATCGAAGCAGAGATCGAAAAGGCTGCATCCAACCCGCCGCCAGCCCCTGTGCGATTCAGCGACGAGACCAAAGCGCCTGCTGGTAAGGCTGCTGTAGCAGGCGGAGAAGACGCCGCTGGACCTGCAGCGCAGGACAATGCCGCTGATGAAGACatgctcgaccagctcgttcCGCGTGTCGACCTCGATCGTCTCGTTTCCGCCGCCGCTATCGCTCGTATGGGCGACGCTAACTGGAAGGAACGTAAAGAGGGCCTTGAAGAAGTGCTAGCCGTCGTCAACGCCAACAGTCGTTTGAAGGGTAACAtggccgagctcgccaatGCGCTCAAAATGAGATGTTCCGACAGCAATATCATGTGCAAGTCGATGGCACTCGATGCGATTGCCAAAATCGCCACCGCCATGAACAAGCATTTCGAACCGCAGGCTCGCATCCTAGCCGGCCCCGTCACGCAggtgcttgctgatgcAAAGGCCCCCGTTAGAGCGTCCGCCACCACAGCTTTGACCGCAATCGCTGAGCAGGTCGGCGCTGGTCCTCTGCTGCCCGGCATGAGCACCGTTGTCGAGGGAAAAACGGCTAATCCCATGCTCAAGCAGGAGCTCTTCGGTTGGTTGGCCGCCTGGTTTGAGTTACATCCACCAGAAAAGGGCATGGACCTTGCGCCGCTCGCTCTTCCATGCGTGCAGTGCCtcgacgacaagcttgCAGCCGTCCGCAAAGCTTCCTTGGCATGCTTGCCGCACATCATCACGCGTGCTGGCTACAAGCATGTCATGGAGCAGGCTAACCAGCTCAAGACAGCTTCCAAAAATACGGCTATCCCGCTCATCGACGCGGCCAAAATACAAGCTCAAAATTCTGCTCGAGCCGCTGGGGCAACTGCAACAGCCGCTCCAGCAGCTACTGCTACTGTGCCTGCCCCTACTGCTCGTGTAGCCGCCGTTAGTGCAAGAACTGCTACAGCTTCACCGGccagagcagcaggcgtTGGCTCAACCTCATCTGTTGCACCTGCCACCTCCTCGCCACGCACTTCGGCTATCGCTCGCCCAGGCGGGATCAAGCCCCCTTCGGCTGTGGGTCGATCGCTCAAGgcgccatcctcgatcatcgcccgccaagctcgcctcgcttctgacagcagcaatggGGCTGTTCCTTCGCGCAACGCCCTGGCATCTGCGAATGGTGCGGCTAGCCAAGGAGCTGGTCCTGGTGGCGCCATGGAAGGTTCCGCCCcgctcatctcggctgACACCAAGGCTAAGGCTTTGCGAGAAAAGCGCGAAggcaaagctgccaacTGGATCGGTGCTGACGGTGCGCCTCGACctgagctcgtcgaggttCTTCGCCAACAGTGCGATGGCCAGCTCAGCCGTGGTATCACTGACTCGATGTTCAGCAAGAGCCACTCGTCAGAGAAGGACTATTATGCCGCCTTGACCCTGCTCTCCGACTTTATCTCGAGCCCAACTTTTGCAGAAGAGCAGTATGGCCTCTCTCGCCAAGAGACAATCGAACGAACGCTCGCCAACTCGGATCTGATCTTCAAGTATGTTTCGATCCGACTCACGGACAACAACACGAGTCTTTCGCTCAAGTGTCTCGACATTCTCGAGCACctggtggcgctgctcagcgagcagcagtaCCACATGAGTGACTATGAAGCTGCCTGTATCCTGCCGTGTCTCACTGCCAAGTTTGGCGACGCCAAAGTTGCATTCCGCGACCGCATCCGAGAGATCTTCCGCAAGATGACGTTCATCTTCCCgccaagcaagctgctcacAAGCTACCTCGAAAACGGTCTGCCGTCTAAAAACGCGCGCGTTCGCACCGAATGCCTGAGCGAGGTTGGCTACTTGTTTTCCAAAAACGGACTGCAAGTGTGCTCGCCATCGCGAACGCTCCCTGTGATCGCCAAACAGATCAGTGATCGTGACGCCAATGTGCGTACTGCCGCTCTTTCGGCGATTGGCGAGGTGTACAAGATCATTGGCGATGAGGTCTACAAGCTGGTGGGTGCGCTGCCAGGTAAGGAgatgtcgatgctggaAGAGAGGCTCAAGCGAACAACGGCTCCACCGGCGTCGGTCGCTGTGGCGGTGGCAAAATCAGCGGGTGCTGCAAGCACCGCTGGCCGTGCTGGTCCGCGCGCATCAGTTGTACCATCGTCAGCGCCAGGCCCCTCGTCTCCAGGCCGCCTCTCGGCTGGTGCACCGTCGTCGCGTCTGGCGCGACCAGGTTCGgctctgcagcagccagcagctcctTCCGCCGGCGTAAGGAGCCGTCTCGCGGCACCAGGCGCTGCCCGTCGTGAATCTGCGATCGGCTTGCCTCGAGCTGCTAAGCCACCAAGCGTTGCCTCACCTCGAGCTTCAATGTTGAGGGCACCTAgtgaggctgctgctcgtgcgaCTAGCATTATCGCTCCCGGGCGCAACAAAGTGCTGGCCGACGAGTTGCccgaggaggaagatgaAGAGTTGTCAGTCGACCAAGCCATCAATCTGGTAGTGAATGACAACTTCGAGCAGAGCGTATTCGCGATCAAGCACGTCGAAGCCTTCATTCAGGAAGAAGAGCCCCAGCTGATTTCGTACGTCGATCAAATTGCCATTGTgctcagcaagcagatGCAAAAAGCCTTTTCTCTTGACCCGAGCGACTTAGGGAACGAGCGACTCAGGAAGCATCTGCTTGTGGCCAATATATCACTATTTGATAAGGATCGCGTCTGGGAAGACGGGCGGACGCTGGGGTCGTACCTGTCTCGCTCTGCATTGATCCCGCTGCTGacggtgctggtgcaacAGTTGATCCAGTCGTCGTTTCGCGCCGAGGATCCCTCTGCGCAGAACGAGTCCAAGTATTTAAACATTATCCTGCTTCGGTGCTTCTCGGCATGCAGCCTAAATTTACTGTACGGCGCTTGCCTGCAGATGCTCAGCGAGGCTACAGAGGATCTGCGCGAGCTGGAAGGCGACGTGCTCGAGACACGCTACGAGTTTGCCAAGCTGTTGATCAAGTGTTTGTGGAAGATCGCGAAACGTCTTGAGGATGATCTGTCGCAACGCAAGGTGGAGCCGCAGCAGTTATTTGTGGATATCGAGAGCTTCCTGCAGACCATCGAGCCATTCGAGTGGCGACAGCGTGCGGAGGATGGCGTGCCGCTGGCCGACGTGCCGTTGCGCACAGTCAAGATCATTCTCTCGTCCGTTGTGAACCACTTTGGCGAAGAAGCGTTGGgcatgctcgacatgatTCCTCAGCCCGAGAACAGCTACGTGTACAAGTACCTGGTCAGGATGCTCAACTTTGCCTTTGGGGATGGAGGGGTGGACGAGGAGGGTGATGCGGTCGGGTCGAACGCGGGCACGCGTACGCGCACGGACGCCAAAGCGCCATCGCAGGCGGTCAATGAAGCTGATACGGTCGTTGAAGCTCAGCGGAACATTGCTCCTGAGGATCGAGGGGTGGACAAGGCTgcggtggtggacgaggaagGTGATGCGGTCGGGTCGAACGCGGGCGCAGGCGCCAACGCGCCATCGCAGGCGGTCAATGCAGCTGATACAGTCGATGGAGCTCAGCAGAACAGCCAGAATGGCCACGCGGCTGACGCGGCTGTTGACGAAGAAAGCAGTATACGCCTCGCCGAGTTGCACGCCGAGTTGCACGAGATTTTTAAGCGCATCTCGGACAAGAAATTGTCGCGACAGGGGCTTCAAGAGATGTACGAGTTTCGGAAACGTTATCCGTACCTGGAGAGCTATATCCAGTCATTGCTGCAGACGACCGGGCCGATGTTCCAGAGGTATATCAAACGCGTCTTTGCCAATTACGCCGCGGAAGATCCAGACGTGATCAACGCCGCCCAACCGCCGCCTGTGTGGGTGGCAGACCACAACAGACGCGTTAGCACGTCTTGTGCAACCACCACTACTGGCGCACCAGCGACGCCTACATCATCGCGCTTATCGACACCCACCGTACAAGCAGACAACTGCACAGCCAGCccgtcgtcgtccacaCATTCGCCGCGATCCTCCTCCGTAAGAAGCTCAGCTACAGACGACAGACTCGCCCAACTCAGAGCAAAGTTCTCTTAG
- a CDS encoding dolichyl-phosphate beta-D-mannosyltransferase encodes MSIALDMDASAKMRKQPGSSGWSTSSTPSCSVIVPAFRENLNLRPLVTRLSSAFASQSSSELANTEIIIVDDNSRDGSVETVSALQSEGYNVRIIVRTSERGLSSAVVRGFREARGQRMICMDADLQHPPEAVPSLLLALNGQKSFVLGTRYGVGVSMDKDWPLHRRIISSGARMLARPLTSASDPMSGFFGITKHSFHTADHHINAQGFKIALDLLVKSGVHSTDIAEVPFSFGLRQEGESKLDGKVMFKYLQQLVELYRFRFGTVPIVFVLIVLLVLALYIWSHVLAPMLGA; translated from the coding sequence ATGTCAATAGCTCTCGACATGGACGCATCAGCCAAGATGCGAAAGCAGCCCGGATCCTCTGGGTGGTCGACGTCCTCTACTCCGAGCTGCTCGGTGATCGTGCCTGCGTTTCGTGAAAATCTCAACCTCCGGCCGCTGGTAACACGACTTTCGTCGGCGTTTGCGTCTCAGTCATCGTCCGAGCTGGCAAATACGGAGATCATCATTGTGGATGACAACTCGCGCGATGGATCGGTAGAAACCGTCTCGGCACTCCAATCGGAAGGATACAACGTACGCATCATTGTGCGCACGTCGGAACGCGGGCTTTCGTCCGCTGTGGTTCGAGGATTTCGCGAAGCTCGCGGCCAACGAATGATCTGTATGGACGCTGACCTGCAACATCCTCCTGAGGCGGTACcctcgcttctgctcgcGCTCAACGGGCAGAAGTCGTTCGTCCTCGGTACACGCTACGGCGTCGGTGTCAGCATGGACAAGGACTGGCCCCTGCATCGACGAATCATTTCGTCCGGTGCGCGCATGCTCGCGCGTCCGCTCACATCCGCCTCGGACCCCATGAGTGGATTCTTTGGAATCACAAAACACAGCTTCCACACAGCCGATCATCATATCAATGCCCAAGGTTTCAAAATCGCTCTGGACCTGCTCGTCAAATCAGGCGTTCACAGTACCGATATCGCAGAAGTTCCGTTCAGCTTCGGTCTGCGCCAAGAGGGTGAGAGCAAGTTGGACGGTAAAGTCATGTTCAAGTATTTGCAACAGTTGGTCGAGCTGTACAGGTTTAGATTCGGCACCGTGCCCATCGTATTCGTGCTCATCGTACTGCTGGTGCTCGCCTTGTACATTTGGTCGCATGTCCTCGCTCCGATGCTCGGCGCGTGA
- a CDS encoding putative glyoxylase I yields MPATAETASYRLNHVMLRVKDPKISLDFYENVLGMDLIDKHDGGDFTLYFLAYQHQKGITQRGEREAILELTHNHGTENDADFSYHNGNQEPKGFGHLCVAVDDIHKACDRFEKLGVKFQKKLTDGKMKNIAFILDPDNYWIEIISTSKPQ; encoded by the exons ATGCCAGCTACCGCAG AGACTGCCAGCTACCGACTCAACCA TGTCATGCTTCGAGTCAAGGACCCGAAAatctcgctcgacttttACGAAAACGTACTCGGCATGGACCTGATTGACAAGCACGACGGTGGCGACTTTACGCTCTACTTCCTCGCGTATCAACACCAGAAGGGCATCACTCAACGAGGTGAGCGCGAAGCCATTCTCGAACTCACGCACAACCACGGTACCGAAAACGACGCCGACTTCAGCTACCATAATGGAAACCAGGAACCCAAGGGTTTCGGCCACCTGTGCGTCGCCGTCGACGACATCCATAAGGCGTGCGATAGGTTTGAAAAGCTCGGCGTCAAGTTTCAGAAGAAATTGACGGATGGTAAGATGAAAAACATTGCATTCATCTTGGATCCT GATAACTACTGGATCGAAATCATCTCCACTTCCAAGCCCCAGTAA